One genomic window of Meles meles chromosome 15, mMelMel3.1 paternal haplotype, whole genome shotgun sequence includes the following:
- the RHOB gene encoding rho-related GTP-binding protein RhoB, with protein sequence MAAIRKKLVVVGDGACGKTCLLIVFSKDEFPEVYVPTVFENYVADIEVDGKQVELALWDTAGQEDYDRLRPLSYPDTDVILMCFSVDSPDSLENIPEKWVPEVKHFCPNVPIILVANKKDLRSDEHVRTELARMKQEPVRTDDGRAMAVRIQAYDYLECSAKTKEGVREVFETATRAALQKRYGSQNGCINCCKVL encoded by the coding sequence ATGGCGGCCATCCGCAAGAAGCTGGTGGTGGTGGGCGACGGCGCGTGCGGCAAGACGTGCCTGCTGATCGTGTTCAGTAAGGACGAGTTCCCCGAGGTGTACGTGCCCACCGTCTTCGAGAACTATGTGGCCGACATCGAGGTGGACGGCAAGCAGGTGGAGCTGGCGCTGTGGGACACGGCGGGCCAGGAGGACTACGACCGCTTGCGGCCGCTCTCCTACCCAGACACCGACGTGATCCTCATGTGCTTCTCAGTGGACAGCCCCGATTCGCTGGAGAACATCCCCGAGAAGTGGGTGCCCGAGGTGAAGCACTTCTGCCCCAACGTGCCCATCATCCTGGTGGCCAACAAGAAAGACCTGCGCAGCGACGAGCACGTCCGCACTGAGCTGGCCCGCATGAAGCAGGAACCCGTGCGCACGGATGACGGCCGCGCCATGGCCGTGCGCATCCAAGCCTACGACTACCTCGAGTGCTCGGCCAAGACCAAGGAGGGCGTGCGCGAGGTCTTCGAGACGGCCACGCGCGCCGCGCTTCAGAAGCGCTACGGCTCCCAGAACGGCTGCATCAACTGCTGCAAGGTGCTATGA